One window from the genome of Rhodococcus sp. ABRD24 encodes:
- a CDS encoding GNAT family N-acetyltransferase: MLKVLGARQLGDRDTAQVLRVLESDPVASCMVAARVQQTGLDPRALQGEVWSRGGPVESLCFAGANLVPLRGEIDDLRAFADRACRVPRLCSSLVGRAELTLPLWGMLESDWGPAREIRSEQPLLALSGQPLLRPDAGVRQVRMDEIETYLPAAVAMFIEEVGMDPQAADGGRSYRRRVANLIASGRAWARFEDGEVLYKAEIGSMSASVGQIQGVWVNPMRRGEGLGTAGTAAVAAAVTARGRTASLYVNSYNERARRAYARVGFRQVATFATVLLD, from the coding sequence GTGCTCAAGGTCCTCGGAGCGAGGCAGCTGGGTGATCGGGACACCGCCCAGGTGCTGCGTGTGCTCGAGTCCGATCCCGTGGCGTCGTGCATGGTTGCCGCGCGCGTTCAGCAGACAGGACTCGATCCGCGCGCGCTGCAGGGGGAGGTGTGGAGTCGGGGTGGCCCGGTCGAATCGTTGTGTTTTGCCGGAGCGAATCTCGTGCCGTTGCGCGGGGAGATCGACGACCTGCGTGCTTTCGCCGATCGGGCCTGCCGCGTGCCCCGGCTGTGTTCGTCGCTGGTGGGGCGTGCGGAGCTGACATTGCCGCTGTGGGGGATGCTCGAATCGGATTGGGGACCGGCCCGCGAGATCCGGTCGGAGCAGCCGTTGCTCGCGCTCTCCGGGCAACCGTTGCTACGTCCCGACGCAGGAGTGCGCCAGGTACGGATGGACGAAATAGAGACTTACCTTCCGGCCGCGGTGGCCATGTTCATCGAGGAGGTCGGTATGGACCCACAGGCGGCGGACGGTGGTCGTAGCTATCGGCGGAGGGTTGCGAACCTGATCGCGTCGGGCCGGGCGTGGGCCCGGTTCGAGGACGGTGAGGTCCTCTACAAGGCCGAGATCGGATCGATGTCGGCCAGCGTTGGGCAGATCCAGGGCGTCTGGGTGAATCCGATGCGCCGCGGTGAGGGCCTGGGCACGGCGGGTACGGCTGCGGTTGCCGCCGCGGTGACAGCACGAGGGCGCACCGCAAGCCTGTACGTCAACAGTTACAACGAACGGGCGCGGAGGGCTTACGCGCGCGTCGGATTCAGGCAGGTTGCGACGTTCGCGACCGTGTTGCTGGACTGA
- a CDS encoding penicillin-binding transpeptidase domain-containing protein: protein MKSRRSRLIATSAVFLVAAVVFGGGCTPRPSGPEATAQAFLNAFADRDFERAAGESDRPGVAGDALGQVWATLQAESLEAETGAVRAHGDTGTVQYTYTWHLPKGRVWTYTGELQMGRRGGEWAVRWSNTNVHPQLGETQTMELRANAAPKARVNERSGTDVLIPGVVHRITFDAAGTPDVIGSAQALSAVLARFVPGLTAQSIAESATTRGSAYPVITLRGEEFEDVESALADIPGVSDVDEADLVPTDRGFAPDLIGRVRDAVVGEVDGTAGWSVVAVNRNGIDTGVLTETAPQPVPSLTITLDRRVQEAAQAAVAGRAEQSMMVVIQPSSGAVLAVAQNAAADREGPIALTGLYPPGSTFKMVTAGAAIAGGLATAETLVDCPGRIVIGQRVVPNYNDFALGEVPMSTAFARSCNTTFAKLASEMDSDALTVTASQFGIGADYDIEGLPTETGSVPAATAMVQRTEDGFGQGRVLVSAFGMVMAAATIAHGTTPVPQLISGRETKVHGERREIDPKIVDGLRPMMRSVVTAGTATRIADQGEVFGKTGEAEVIGGSHAWFVGYRGDLAFATLVVRGGSSDHAVAVTRDMLAALPPEF, encoded by the coding sequence ATGAAGTCTCGCCGTTCCCGTCTCATCGCTACCAGCGCCGTGTTCCTGGTAGCTGCGGTTGTGTTCGGTGGCGGGTGCACGCCCCGACCCAGTGGGCCGGAGGCGACAGCACAGGCGTTCCTGAATGCGTTCGCGGACAGAGATTTCGAGCGCGCGGCGGGTGAGTCGGACCGTCCCGGCGTGGCGGGAGATGCGCTGGGACAGGTATGGGCCACGCTCCAGGCCGAGTCGCTCGAGGCGGAGACCGGGGCGGTGCGGGCGCACGGCGACACAGGGACGGTCCAATACACGTATACGTGGCACCTGCCGAAGGGCCGGGTGTGGACGTACACCGGGGAACTTCAGATGGGCCGTCGGGGCGGGGAGTGGGCGGTGCGATGGTCGAATACGAACGTCCATCCGCAGCTGGGGGAGACGCAGACAATGGAGTTGCGTGCAAACGCGGCGCCGAAGGCCCGGGTCAACGAGCGCTCGGGTACTGACGTCCTGATTCCCGGTGTCGTCCACCGGATCACGTTCGATGCCGCGGGCACACCGGACGTGATCGGATCCGCACAGGCGCTATCGGCGGTGCTGGCTCGATTTGTGCCCGGACTCACCGCTCAGTCCATCGCGGAGTCCGCGACCACGCGGGGCAGCGCCTACCCCGTGATCACGCTCCGCGGCGAGGAATTCGAGGACGTGGAGTCTGCGCTCGCCGACATTCCTGGAGTATCGGACGTCGACGAGGCGGATCTGGTCCCGACGGACCGCGGCTTCGCGCCTGATCTCATCGGACGGGTCCGCGACGCGGTGGTCGGTGAGGTCGACGGGACGGCCGGCTGGAGCGTGGTCGCGGTCAACCGCAACGGCATCGACACCGGGGTGCTGACCGAGACTGCGCCGCAACCGGTCCCGTCGCTGACGATCACCCTCGACCGCCGTGTGCAGGAGGCCGCGCAGGCCGCGGTGGCCGGGCGGGCCGAGCAGTCGATGATGGTGGTGATCCAGCCATCGTCCGGGGCCGTCCTTGCGGTTGCGCAGAATGCGGCCGCGGATCGAGAGGGGCCGATCGCGCTCACCGGCCTGTACCCGCCGGGGTCGACGTTCAAGATGGTGACGGCGGGAGCCGCGATCGCCGGTGGACTGGCTACCGCGGAGACACTGGTGGACTGCCCGGGGCGGATCGTGATCGGACAACGAGTGGTGCCGAACTACAACGACTTCGCCCTCGGCGAGGTCCCGATGAGCACCGCATTCGCTCGTTCCTGCAATACGACGTTCGCCAAGCTGGCGAGTGAGATGGACTCCGACGCGCTCACGGTCACGGCGTCGCAGTTCGGAATCGGTGCCGACTACGACATCGAGGGGCTGCCGACCGAGACCGGTTCCGTTCCGGCGGCGACGGCGATGGTCCAGCGGACAGAGGACGGCTTCGGTCAGGGCCGGGTGCTGGTCAGTGCATTCGGAATGGTGATGGCGGCCGCGACGATCGCACATGGCACTACCCCGGTGCCGCAGCTCATCTCGGGCCGCGAGACGAAGGTCCACGGCGAGCGACGCGAGATCGATCCGAAGATCGTGGACGGGCTCCGTCCGATGATGCGTTCGGTGGTCACCGCGGGCACCGCCACCCGGATCGCGGATCAGGGCGAGGTGTTCGGCAAGACCGGGGAGGCCGAGGTGATCGGCGGGTCGCACGCCTGGTTCGTCGGCTATCGCGGCGACCTGGCATTCGCGACACTCGTGGTCCGCGGCGGCAGCTCGGACCACGCGGTCGCGGTTACCCGGGACATGCTCGCGGCCCTGCCCCCTGAATTCTGA
- a CDS encoding nuclear transport factor 2 family protein — MSATPIEPATITRATTAQEILDLARQSPTAVAEHDKTAWLGLFADRHVVEDPVGGRPVLGGLFDRRTGRRGGDPLARFWDTFIAPNEIRFHVEHDDIVSGLNVVRDVTIETGLGGGVVAKAPMHLLYETTLDEGAPRIRRIAAHWEVAPMFAQVAGVDAAKLRVAAGMSARMLRLQGLGGALAFGLAVRSVGERGKQAVRRLVESAQRGDRAALEMLGGRPVSDVTKMIAAGDTVTASCTADGAHAVLFCYLNRKDLQVTSAVVYT, encoded by the coding sequence ATGTCAGCGACACCGATCGAACCCGCCACGATCACCCGCGCCACGACGGCACAGGAAATCCTCGATCTGGCGCGACAGTCACCCACCGCCGTCGCGGAACACGACAAGACGGCCTGGCTCGGTCTGTTCGCGGATCGCCATGTGGTCGAGGATCCGGTCGGCGGCCGCCCGGTACTGGGCGGCCTGTTCGACCGGCGCACCGGCCGGCGCGGAGGCGATCCGCTCGCGCGATTCTGGGATACCTTCATCGCTCCCAACGAGATTCGCTTCCATGTCGAGCACGACGATATCGTCAGCGGGCTCAACGTGGTCCGCGACGTGACCATCGAGACGGGTCTCGGCGGCGGCGTCGTCGCCAAGGCGCCCATGCACCTGCTGTACGAGACAACGCTCGACGAGGGTGCGCCGCGGATCCGCCGTATTGCCGCGCATTGGGAAGTGGCGCCGATGTTTGCGCAGGTGGCCGGTGTGGACGCCGCAAAACTCCGTGTTGCCGCCGGTATGAGCGCACGAATGCTCCGACTGCAGGGCCTCGGCGGCGCACTGGCGTTCGGGCTCGCAGTGCGCAGCGTCGGTGAACGGGGCAAGCAGGCGGTGCGCCGACTCGTCGAGTCCGCGCAGCGCGGCGACCGTGCGGCGCTCGAGATGCTCGGTGGGCGGCCCGTCAGCGACGTCACCAAGATGATCGCAGCGGGCGACACCGTGACCGCGTCATGCACGGCCGACGGCGCCCATGCGGTGCTGTTCTGCTATCTGAATCGGAAGGACCTGCAAGTCACGAGCGCGGTCGTGTACACCTGA
- a CDS encoding LuxR C-terminal-related transcriptional regulator, whose product MRVPNHSPALLRPRDRDALRTELRNVAATGIVPVVFGGEVFHGTLHLGEFVGTHTNGLRGLVVSESSGLGGRVMARRNPAAVHDYGRARTITHHYDGPVLAEGLCSVLAVPVIVRGRSRAVMYAAIRERVPIGDRLTDVMMQAGRRLANEIAIRDEVDRRVELLDAAAAERTVPSAVDTEEIRDVHAELRSLAQTVDDPALQEQLRALSSRLAGVGSTADPNRSTPTVVLSPRELDVLSHAALGCSNVVIAERLSVKPETVKSYLRSAMSKLDAHSRREAVVAARRLGLLP is encoded by the coding sequence ATGAGGGTGCCGAACCATTCCCCGGCCCTACTCCGTCCACGTGACCGCGACGCGCTGCGCACCGAGCTCCGGAACGTGGCCGCTACCGGCATCGTCCCGGTCGTGTTCGGCGGTGAGGTCTTCCACGGAACTCTGCACCTGGGCGAGTTCGTCGGCACACACACCAACGGCCTCCGCGGCCTGGTGGTGTCGGAGAGTTCAGGACTCGGCGGACGGGTGATGGCGCGACGAAACCCTGCTGCGGTTCACGACTACGGCCGCGCCCGCACCATCACGCATCACTACGACGGCCCGGTCCTGGCCGAGGGGCTCTGTTCGGTACTGGCGGTGCCCGTCATCGTCCGCGGACGCTCCCGCGCCGTGATGTATGCCGCGATCCGAGAGCGCGTGCCGATCGGCGATCGTCTGACCGACGTCATGATGCAGGCCGGTCGCCGCCTCGCGAACGAGATCGCGATTCGCGACGAAGTGGATCGACGTGTCGAGTTGCTCGACGCGGCTGCGGCCGAGCGCACCGTACCGAGCGCGGTGGACACCGAGGAGATCCGGGACGTGCACGCCGAGCTCCGCAGCCTCGCGCAGACTGTTGACGACCCCGCGCTACAGGAACAGCTGCGGGCGCTGTCGAGCCGACTCGCCGGCGTCGGGTCGACAGCGGATCCGAATCGCAGCACCCCGACGGTCGTGCTGTCGCCTCGAGAGTTGGATGTCCTCAGCCACGCAGCGCTCGGATGCTCGAATGTGGTTATCGCCGAACGACTGTCGGTCAAGCCCGAAACAGTCAAGAGCTACCTGCGCAGCGCCATGAGCAAGCTCGACGCGCATTCCCGGCGCGAGGCTGTCGTGGCGGCGCGGAGATTGGGTCTGCTTCCGTAA
- a CDS encoding AMP-binding protein yields MTVDTTARLRELADQYDSPQACAAELLCDRHPADAVAFTVVESDLSSTDLTYGHLREQSTRFAAALAGLGVEPGDCVATLMGKSADLVVALLGIWRRGAVHVPLFTAFAPPAIEFRLEASGARVVISDADQLGKLAPGEDMPADPSWRVVVAGSPASDALRFEDLIAEHAADDPLGAAVTMGGDAPLVRLFTSGTTGTPKGVPVPIRALASFQSYMEFGLDVREDDVFWNAADPGWAYGLYYALLGPMTSGIRSLLLHAGFSAPLTWQVMERFGVTNFAAAPTVYRSLRADETPVPESVTLRRASSAGEPLTPDVIAWSEANLGVTVRDHYGQTEHGMFIINAWADGLREDVVAGSMGRPLPGWTCAVLADESDELAPPNTPGRVAIDTQHSPLMWFTGYSDAPEKTAARFTEDGRWYITGDAGQVDEQGRFFFSSRDDDVIIMAGYRIGPFDVESVLVMHEDVVEAAVVGMPDQLRGEVLEAFVVLRGGIEGTDELEKDLQQLVKKKFAAHAYPRTVHFVPHLPKTPSGKVQRYILRQG; encoded by the coding sequence ATGACCGTCGACACCACCGCCCGACTTCGCGAACTCGCGGATCAGTACGACAGCCCGCAGGCGTGCGCCGCGGAGTTGCTGTGTGACCGGCACCCGGCCGATGCGGTCGCGTTCACCGTCGTCGAGAGTGATCTGTCGTCGACCGATCTCACCTATGGACACCTGCGGGAGCAGTCCACCCGCTTTGCCGCCGCGCTGGCCGGCCTCGGTGTCGAGCCGGGGGACTGCGTGGCGACCCTGATGGGCAAGTCTGCTGACCTCGTCGTGGCCCTGCTCGGCATCTGGCGGCGCGGCGCCGTCCACGTCCCGTTGTTCACGGCGTTCGCGCCGCCGGCCATCGAGTTCCGGCTCGAGGCCAGCGGCGCCCGTGTCGTGATCTCGGACGCCGATCAGCTCGGCAAGCTCGCTCCGGGCGAGGACATGCCTGCCGATCCGTCGTGGCGTGTCGTCGTCGCGGGTTCGCCGGCGAGCGACGCCCTGCGGTTCGAGGATCTGATAGCCGAGCACGCCGCCGACGACCCCCTCGGCGCGGCGGTGACGATGGGCGGCGACGCCCCGCTGGTGCGCCTGTTCACGAGCGGCACCACCGGAACCCCGAAGGGCGTCCCCGTGCCGATCCGGGCACTGGCGTCGTTCCAGTCCTACATGGAGTTCGGCCTGGACGTGCGCGAGGACGACGTCTTCTGGAACGCCGCGGACCCGGGCTGGGCGTACGGGCTGTACTACGCGCTGCTCGGTCCGATGACGTCCGGAATCCGCAGCCTCCTGCTGCATGCCGGGTTCTCCGCGCCCCTCACTTGGCAGGTCATGGAGCGTTTCGGTGTCACGAATTTCGCTGCGGCGCCCACCGTCTACCGCAGCCTGCGCGCCGACGAGACGCCGGTGCCGGAATCGGTGACGCTGCGCCGGGCGTCATCCGCTGGCGAGCCTCTCACCCCCGACGTCATCGCGTGGTCGGAGGCCAACCTCGGGGTGACCGTGCGCGACCACTACGGGCAGACCGAACACGGGATGTTCATCATCAACGCGTGGGCGGACGGTCTGCGCGAGGACGTTGTCGCCGGTTCGATGGGTCGCCCGCTACCCGGCTGGACGTGCGCCGTACTGGCCGATGAGTCCGACGAGCTCGCGCCGCCGAACACCCCGGGCCGGGTCGCGATCGATACGCAGCACAGCCCGCTCATGTGGTTCACCGGGTACAGCGATGCGCCGGAGAAGACTGCGGCCCGCTTCACCGAGGACGGCCGCTGGTACATCACCGGTGACGCCGGACAGGTCGACGAGCAGGGACGCTTCTTCTTCTCTTCCCGCGACGACGACGTGATCATCATGGCGGGTTACCGCATCGGGCCGTTCGACGTCGAGAGCGTGCTGGTGATGCACGAGGACGTCGTCGAGGCGGCCGTCGTCGGCATGCCGGACCAGCTGCGCGGCGAGGTGCTCGAGGCGTTCGTCGTGTTGCGTGGCGGCATCGAGGGCACTGACGAGCTGGAGAAGGATCTGCAGCAGCTGGTGAAGAAGAAGTTCGCCGCTCATGCCTACCCGCGGACCGTGCACTTCGTGCCGCACCTGCCCAAGACCCCCAGCGGCAAGGTGCAGCGGTACATCCTGCGCCAGGGGTGA
- a CDS encoding dienelactone hydrolase family protein translates to MPTRDMTVNDPLEDFNTRTITLEGASKIVQVSGTGPAVIVMPEMPGISPQVARFARWVRDAGFTVYLPSLFGTDGAVPTVEEGTAVMQRACVSAEFRAFGANRTSPVTQWLRSLARLAHQECQGPGVGAIGMCFTGNFALTMTLEQSVLAPVLCQPSLPLDDPAGLEIAPDDLQEVRERLQRDDVTVMGYRFAGDTWCRAERFAAYTAALGDRFVGRVLPDSAANPEPPPFFETVVASPHSVVTAHLIDDAGEPTIAARDEIVAFFTERLTR, encoded by the coding sequence ATGCCGACCCGCGATATGACCGTGAACGATCCGCTCGAGGACTTCAACACCCGCACGATCACCCTCGAGGGTGCCTCCAAGATCGTTCAGGTCTCGGGTACGGGTCCGGCGGTGATCGTGATGCCCGAGATGCCCGGAATCAGTCCGCAGGTCGCACGTTTCGCACGATGGGTGCGCGACGCCGGCTTCACGGTCTACCTGCCGTCTCTGTTCGGGACGGACGGTGCGGTGCCGACCGTCGAGGAGGGCACCGCCGTCATGCAACGCGCTTGTGTCAGCGCCGAGTTCCGTGCCTTCGGAGCGAACCGGACGAGTCCCGTCACTCAATGGCTTCGGTCGCTGGCGAGATTGGCACATCAGGAGTGCCAGGGTCCCGGAGTCGGCGCCATCGGAATGTGTTTCACCGGGAACTTCGCGCTGACCATGACGCTCGAGCAGTCGGTACTCGCCCCTGTCCTCTGCCAGCCGTCGTTGCCGCTCGACGATCCTGCCGGACTCGAGATTGCACCGGACGACCTCCAGGAGGTTCGCGAGCGCCTCCAGCGCGACGACGTCACCGTGATGGGTTACCGCTTCGCGGGCGATACCTGGTGTCGGGCAGAGCGTTTCGCCGCCTACACCGCGGCACTCGGCGACCGTTTCGTCGGACGGGTGCTGCCGGACTCCGCGGCAAACCCCGAGCCGCCGCCGTTCTTCGAGACCGTGGTGGCGAGCCCGCACAGTGTGGTGACGGCACACCTGATCGACGACGCCGGCGAGCCGACTATTGCCGCCCGCGACGAGATCGTGGCGTTCTTCACCGAGCGGCTCACCCGATGA
- the helR gene encoding RNA polymerase recycling motor ATPase HelR, whose translation MHMQSSAFDLPGHLTAKADPALIADDERHFAAIAVSLEQSISGLSARLDARRRSPGGSGQAAMERDMEIHQLDAQLRTLRRFGLDLCLGHIVGVDGAEPVYIGRQGLLDSAGHQLLVDWRSPAAEPFFGATHANPMGLVRRRRYRWRLRPSSGARISDYWDEVFTPDGLAHDVALDDQSAFIASLGSYRSPRMRDVLSTIQADQDAIIRAGSAGALVIDGGPGTGKTVVALHRAAYLLYADPRLRHGVLFVGPHEPYLAYVADVLPSLGEDCVQLCTLRDLVAEGADARPETDPDVARLKSSADLVKAIEAAVRFYEQPPTEGMTVTIEWSEIWLSPDDWAEAFRAPEPGTPHNEAREQIWELLLTILMGKYEDMQALRASPGDTPAAHVRQSLRQNDELRMTLDNAWTLIEAADLVADLWSVPAYLRRCAPWLRPDHVRKLQRANAQAWTVSDLPLLDAARQRLGDPEASRRQRRHNASVAAERARMSRVVDDLIAADDSELLVMSMLRGQDLQDSLVDETARPRIDPTGATRNVLAGPFAHIVVDEAQELTDAEWQMLLLRCPSRSFTIVGDRAQARNGFTESWRDRLERIGLSRIELASLSINYRTPQEVMAEAEPVIRAALPDANVPTSVRSIGVPVVHGRTPDLDSILDAWLAEHAEGIACVIGADGVDQRTLRTGSRVRSLTPELAKGLEFDLVVLVSPESLGSGIEGAVDRYVAMTRATQQLVILTS comes from the coding sequence ATGCATATGCAGTCAAGTGCGTTCGACCTACCCGGCCACCTGACCGCCAAGGCCGATCCGGCACTGATCGCCGACGACGAACGGCACTTCGCGGCCATCGCGGTAAGCCTCGAGCAGTCCATCTCCGGCCTGTCGGCCCGCCTCGACGCCAGACGCAGGTCGCCCGGCGGCAGTGGCCAGGCCGCGATGGAGCGCGACATGGAGATCCACCAACTCGACGCTCAGCTGCGCACCCTGCGCCGTTTCGGCTTGGATCTGTGCCTCGGACACATCGTCGGCGTAGACGGCGCGGAGCCCGTGTACATCGGAAGGCAGGGACTCCTCGACAGCGCGGGCCATCAGCTGCTGGTGGACTGGCGCTCTCCAGCGGCCGAGCCGTTCTTCGGAGCGACTCACGCCAACCCGATGGGCCTGGTGCGGCGTCGGCGATATCGCTGGCGCCTGCGACCGTCGAGCGGGGCGCGGATCAGCGACTACTGGGACGAGGTGTTCACCCCGGACGGGTTGGCCCATGACGTCGCGCTCGACGACCAGTCCGCCTTCATCGCCAGCCTCGGCAGCTACCGTTCACCCCGGATGCGCGACGTGCTCAGCACAATCCAGGCCGACCAGGACGCCATCATCCGTGCGGGATCAGCTGGCGCCCTCGTCATCGACGGCGGCCCCGGTACCGGTAAGACAGTCGTCGCGCTGCACCGCGCCGCGTATCTGCTCTACGCCGACCCCCGCCTCCGCCACGGCGTACTGTTCGTCGGCCCGCACGAGCCCTACCTGGCATACGTCGCCGACGTCCTGCCCAGCCTCGGCGAGGACTGCGTGCAGCTGTGCACCCTGCGGGACCTCGTCGCCGAGGGCGCCGACGCGCGGCCGGAAACCGACCCGGACGTCGCCCGTCTGAAGTCGTCGGCCGACCTCGTCAAGGCGATCGAAGCCGCCGTCAGGTTCTACGAGCAGCCGCCGACCGAGGGGATGACGGTCACGATCGAGTGGTCCGAAATCTGGCTGAGCCCCGACGACTGGGCCGAGGCATTCCGAGCACCGGAGCCCGGGACTCCGCACAACGAAGCGCGCGAACAGATCTGGGAGCTGCTTCTCACGATTCTGATGGGCAAATACGAGGACATGCAGGCTCTGCGAGCCTCGCCCGGTGACACTCCGGCAGCCCACGTCCGACAGTCGCTGCGGCAGAACGACGAACTACGGATGACCCTCGACAACGCATGGACACTGATCGAAGCCGCCGACCTTGTCGCAGACCTGTGGTCGGTACCCGCCTACCTGCGCAGGTGCGCGCCGTGGCTGCGTCCCGACCACGTTCGGAAGCTGCAACGTGCGAACGCCCAGGCCTGGACCGTGTCCGACCTGCCGCTGCTGGACGCGGCTCGGCAGCGGCTCGGCGACCCGGAGGCGTCCCGCCGTCAGCGCCGGCACAACGCCTCCGTGGCTGCCGAACGCGCGCGGATGAGCAGAGTAGTCGACGACCTGATCGCAGCCGACGACTCCGAACTGCTCGTGATGTCGATGCTGCGCGGACAGGACCTGCAGGATTCCCTGGTCGACGAGACCGCGAGGCCGCGCATCGATCCCACTGGCGCCACCCGGAACGTGCTCGCCGGACCGTTCGCGCACATCGTGGTCGACGAGGCGCAGGAACTCACGGACGCGGAGTGGCAGATGCTGTTGCTGCGCTGCCCGTCCCGCAGCTTCACCATTGTCGGAGACCGCGCCCAGGCCCGGAATGGCTTCACGGAGTCGTGGCGGGACCGGCTCGAACGGATCGGGTTGAGCAGGATCGAGCTGGCTTCGCTGAGCATCAACTACCGGACGCCGCAAGAGGTCATGGCGGAGGCCGAGCCGGTCATCCGGGCCGCGCTTCCGGACGCCAACGTGCCGACGTCCGTCCGCAGCATCGGCGTTCCCGTCGTACACGGACGCACGCCGGATCTGGACTCGATCCTCGACGCCTGGCTTGCCGAGCATGCCGAGGGAATCGCCTGCGTCATCGGAGCTGATGGCGTCGACCAGAGGACGCTCCGCACGGGGTCCCGCGTCCGCTCGCTGACGCCGGAGCTTGCGAAGGGACTCGAGTTCGACCTGGTCGTTCTCGTCAGCCCGGAGTCGCTCGGCTCGGGCATCGAGGGAGCCGTCGACCGCTATGTGGCCATGACCCGTGCGACCCAGCAGTTGGTGATCCTGACGAGCTGA
- a CDS encoding ABC transporter permease subunit: MLLWTRHARYLTLAIFAAVVTVVFVAPIATVIAAALAGAWNGPLPSNLGTKNLSTALSDDNLASMVVSLQTAIIAGGLALFVGTWAALAAREAPAWLRKITDAVFHLPVALPSVAIGLGLLIAFNERPLLLGGTKWIVILAHAVLVLAFAFSSVSAALDRLDPAYRQAAESLGAGPVRVLLRITLPLLVPALGAAAGLSVALSMGELGATIMVYPATWKTLPVAIFGLTDRGQVFQAAANTTLLLTVTLVALLVLGRIRGRGAPR, encoded by the coding sequence GTGCTGCTGTGGACCCGACACGCTAGGTATCTGACGCTGGCCATTTTCGCAGCGGTGGTGACGGTGGTGTTCGTCGCTCCGATCGCGACCGTGATCGCGGCCGCCCTTGCGGGGGCCTGGAACGGGCCGCTGCCGTCGAATCTGGGCACGAAGAACCTGTCGACGGCGCTGTCCGATGACAATCTCGCCAGCATGGTCGTGAGTCTGCAGACCGCGATCATCGCCGGCGGCCTCGCCCTGTTCGTCGGAACGTGGGCCGCGCTCGCGGCGCGGGAGGCACCGGCGTGGCTGCGCAAGATCACCGACGCGGTGTTCCACCTGCCGGTGGCACTGCCGTCGGTCGCGATCGGGCTGGGTCTGCTGATCGCATTCAACGAGCGCCCCCTGCTGCTGGGCGGCACCAAGTGGATCGTCATCCTCGCCCACGCGGTGCTCGTGCTGGCGTTCGCCTTCAGTTCTGTCTCCGCCGCGCTGGATCGACTCGACCCCGCCTACCGGCAGGCCGCCGAATCCCTGGGCGCCGGACCGGTCCGCGTCCTGCTACGGATCACCCTGCCGCTCCTGGTTCCCGCCCTCGGCGCCGCGGCCGGTCTGTCCGTCGCGCTGTCGATGGGCGAACTGGGTGCCACGATCATGGTGTACCCCGCGACGTGGAAAACGTTGCCGGTGGCCATCTTCGGACTCACCGACCGAGGTCAGGTGTTCCAGGCTGCCGCCAACACCACCCTGCTGCTCACCGTCACGCTTGTCGCTCTGCTCGTTCTGGGTCGCATTCGGGGGCGCGGCGCACCGCGCTGA
- a CDS encoding 2-aminoethylphosphonate ABC transporter permease subunit translates to MTTVLDSPIIATPPERPELSRWRSGLWVLPPLLLVLGFAVYPMARVLAESTVTPTGRGWSTWTEVLGSSSFRKALWRTVEVAVASTLGCLVLGTFLALVLAFVPFPGSKVVGRLIDTILSLPSFLITLAFTFLYGTAGAVNALITRISGAEQGPLNFLNTPFGVIAAEITFFTPFVVRPLLAAFTQMPREQLDVAASLGASPLRVLRTVVLPEAWPAMMAGGSLVLLLTLNEFGIVLFTGAKDVMTLPVLIYTHGIVTFDLPGAAVIATVQVALSLALYGGYRFVFTRLMGGSRAAVDPTR, encoded by the coding sequence GTGACCACCGTCCTCGACTCACCGATCATCGCCACCCCACCGGAACGGCCCGAGCTGTCCCGCTGGCGGTCTGGGCTGTGGGTACTGCCGCCACTGCTACTCGTACTCGGTTTTGCGGTGTATCCGATGGCTCGGGTGCTGGCCGAGTCCACCGTCACCCCCACCGGACGCGGCTGGTCCACCTGGACCGAGGTCCTCGGCTCGTCCTCCTTCCGGAAGGCGTTGTGGCGCACCGTGGAAGTCGCGGTCGCGTCGACACTCGGCTGTCTGGTGCTTGGCACGTTCCTCGCCCTGGTGCTCGCGTTCGTTCCGTTCCCGGGCTCCAAGGTGGTGGGACGGCTGATCGACACCATCCTGTCGCTGCCGTCGTTCCTGATCACGCTCGCCTTCACCTTCCTCTACGGCACGGCGGGCGCCGTGAACGCTCTCATCACCCGGATCAGCGGGGCCGAGCAGGGTCCGCTGAACTTCCTCAACACCCCGTTCGGTGTGATCGCCGCCGAGATCACGTTCTTCACCCCGTTCGTCGTCCGTCCGCTGCTGGCCGCGTTCACCCAGATGCCGCGTGAGCAGCTCGACGTCGCCGCGAGCCTCGGTGCCTCGCCCCTGCGGGTGCTGCGCACCGTCGTGCTGCCCGAGGCGTGGCCGGCGATGATGGCCGGCGGCTCACTGGTACTGCTGTTGACCCTCAACGAGTTCGGCATCGTCCTGTTCACCGGTGCCAAAGACGTCATGACACTGCCGGTGCTGATCTACACGCACGGCATCGTGACGTTCGATCTGCCGGGCGCCGCCGTGATCGCGACGGTCCAGGTGGCGCTGTCGCTCGCGCTGTACGGCGGGTACCGCTTCGTCTTCACCCGACTGATGGGAGGTAGCCGTGCTGCTGTGGACCCGACACGCTAG